Proteins found in one Anopheles aquasalis chromosome 3, idAnoAquaMG_Q_19, whole genome shotgun sequence genomic segment:
- the LOC126579179 gene encoding uncharacterized protein DDB_G0283357 isoform X1 has product MDIGMDRGGPVDAGVATIGTLFQHIVNDMKNSSPLWEDFIAKATKLHACLRAAIQALAAYLDAFQKIADAATNSRGATKEIGTALTRVCLRHKAVESRMKTFTSAIMDCLIGPLQEKLEDWRKQVTVIDKDHAKEYKRCRAELKKRSSDTLRLQKKAKKGLQADNNLHVLVENSMQDVTLRRCELEEVERKSLRAIMVEERTRYCTFVSLLQPVVHEECEVMSELGHLQEAMQLIAAVTKDPAQLPQASEELILESKANIGLYPDSPGGSNSQGGCSNSLGSRKSSVCSISSINSSSSGSPGHHHQFQRSLSQYSPAIRLKPGESSDSGFCSSPALTSQASTLASQSHAVSTWPPHTQDATSTVDRPHTISSAYEKGHQRPALTVYTFQSPETIVETSTNHPKSPANVACRPPLPVRCSSLERPLSTTSVKNATSNIPRQCPSPIPAHITKEHPQLQPTYVNMTELASMAASKTTNNSNNGINNNINNNGGGTVPVASTANQQQHHQMQQQQQQQQQQHGHQHHGHGGVGGYQQLQQANSPVLSSASSLISPDSNATNPISSPDASACSTQTPQNTPQTGSPGTPNYSGGGAINQGYRSTTPSSMAGGLFDPASTPCESNNDTSSNHTITIDDNDEHYSNNSTSTCAASISTTTNTNTTNNTTTTSTTTNKPSSAPHESSDYCSGTGGTATTISSSNTSTITSTTTSSASITPGSSAKVDKDLLKRTGSVLEKTSMFEQQINNNQLHLQQPQPQQQQQQQQLSVPGSPANAPLVYGRRTTHEEIYKSAGQLLLDRDAADCIDKQTIEELNNLIGELDLFQKEHEHASVSSFGGGLVGGHRAPNGTDDSASEIVENGNGVNNNNHHHHHHHHHQRASVHDDEEVANGSLLDALDGPKTTRLSGATAAGTRLPSSISSSNSNLDEYLSNHLASIGDEQGLMDGGSMTNLAAKYSNYSKLEGSDYGSPYHHHQQQQQHQFYPQTSSLGGSTHALDGSGTGFENPSFMMAENYYSQNRSEVVVLRCKDTSRNSLNTAPDDLLTGSGLMQLNGDTNGTGSNGTSTQHPHQRLSSFRSVNSRPASPASMSSFFGVTSRSPTPSLSLPVSANNSPQHYHHHNHHHQHLNGTNGGGANGSSSINGSNDIAMGVEYSNSTSASSSSAATAAATGAAPSQYDDRINRNKPAITPRPASLSGPTRVTRRASVNTVKPPPPVRRSSSVTPSPSVGTNSITTTNLAQQSVAYTSSESLPPPPAYLLDSTAGSSPSISGNVAGTVKALNEIRHTPASPGVLRRAQQSNPPSNQGSPTPTNTNLYATLQPSKHDHTMIASSASSSALAAAATASQHHHPTTPNSFHASDGNKSLSNRSPKTNLHQPGGGIYAQPKQLTSMSSFRNSSPAKQGPQKPNSGFLAQLNAKIAPNKPPPPGHGTASSSAYQHQQQHQQQQHVQQPSNNYVYTTAPSGNELIYQRSTPVDPRMSYNNNQQQQQQYQQQQQQQQQQYYQSQQQQQQQPIQPPPREGKSSIYSSASQSSSHQHQQQHYQQQQQYYQNQYHQQQQQPQQQLQYQPTSQQYHYQHHQQPNSVSHRQQYAPAAGGAAASSYATQNIYVSTNPFASSVQTSAAGGSGGSSSYSPSSFGKGGVRSGDDIVVGAGGGSSATSTPNRTNHHMRNNNGAAGGSSAGAAASGGGPVTHNVLAKTSAGFLENLNARLAEQRLSGKAFAVRNLINSKALPDPRICHESLMDQIKRGATLKRNRTINDRSAPKIH; this is encoded by the exons AACTCGAGCCCACTGTGGGAGGATTTCATTGCCAAAGCGACCAAGCTGCACGCTTGCTTAAG GGCTGCAATCCAAGCGTTGGCGGCCTATTTGGACGCATTCCAAAAGATTGCCGATGCTGCGACCAACTCGAGAG GAGCCACCAAAGAGATTGGCACGGCGTTGACACGCGTCTGCCTCCGGCACAAAGCGGTCGAGAGCCGCATGAAAACGTTCACCAGTGCGATCATGGACTGCCTGATCGGGCCACTGCAGGAAAAGCTGGAGGACTGGCGCAAGCAGGTGACGGTGATCGATAAGGACCATGCCAAAGAGTACAAGCGGTGCCGGGCGGAGCTGAAGAAGCGCTCGAGCGACACGCTGCGATTGCAGAAGAAGGCCAAGAAGGGTCTTCAGGCGGACAACAATCTGCACGTGCTGGTCGAGAACTCGATGCAGGACGTCACGCTGCGGCGCTGCGAACTGGAGGAGGTCGAGCGCAAGTCGCTCCGGGCGATCATGGTCGAGGAGCGGACGCGGTACTGTACCTTCGTCAGCCTGCTCCAACCGGTGGTGCACGAGGAGTGCGAGGTGATGTCCGAACTCGGTCACCTACAG GAAGCAATGCAGCTGATAGCGGCCGTCACGAAGGATCCCGCCCAGCTACCGCAGGCGTCCGAGGAGCTGATACTCGAATCGAAAGCCAACATTGGCCTGTACCCGGATTCGCCCGGTGGTTCCAACTCGCAGGGTGGCTGCTCCAACTCGCTCGGTTCGCGCAAAAGCTCCGTCTgctcgatcagctcgatcaacagcagcagcagcggctccccgggacaccatcatcagttCCAGCGATCATTATCACAG TACTCCCCGGCGATACGTTTGAAACCAGGCGAATCGAGCGATAGCGGCTTTTGCTCTTCACCAGCTTTAACGTCACAG GCATCTACATTAGCTAGTCAATCACATGCCGTCTCGACGTGGCCACCGCACACTCAGGACGCGACGTCGACCGTCGATCGTCCGCACACGATTTCGTCCGCGTACGAGAAGGGCCACCAGCGGCCTGCCCTTACCGTCTACACCTTCCAAAGCCCGGAAACGATCGTTGAGACGTCCACGAATCATCCAAAGTCGCCTGCCAATGTCGCGTGtcgaccaccactaccagtg cGCTGTTCATCTCTGGAGCGACCGCTCTCGACGACATCGGTCAAAAATGCCACTTCCAACATCCCGCGCCAATGCCCCTCCCCGATTCCGGCACATATTACCAAAG AACACCCACAACTACAGCCCACGTACGTCAACATGACGGAGCTGGCTTCGATGGCTGCTTCTAAAACCactaacaacagcaacaatggcattaacaacaacatcaacaacaatggagGCGGTACAGTACCAGTCGCTTCGACTGccaatcaacagcaacaccaccagatgcagcagcagcagcagcagcaacagcaacagcatggccatcagcatcatgggcatggtggtgttggaggctatcagcagctgcagcaagcaAACTCACCCGTGCTCTCATCGGCCTCGTCGCTCATATCGCCCGATTCGAATGCGACGAATCCGATCAGCTCACCGGACGCCTCGGCCTGCAGTACGCAGACACCGCAAAACACGCCCCAGACTGGATCGCCCGGTACACCGAActacagtggtggtggcgccatcAATCAGGGATATCGCAGCACGACGCCATCGTCTATGGCGGGTGGTCTGTTCGATCCGGCGAGCACCCCGTGTGAAAGTAATAACGATACTTCCTCCAATCACACCATCACGATCGACGACAATGATGAGCATTATTCTAACAACAGCACGAGCACATGCGCTGCGTCCATTTCTACTACCACCAATACCaataccaccaacaacaccaccaccacatccaccaccactaacaagCCATCATCTGCTCCTCACGAAAGTAGTGACTATTGTTCTGGCACTGGTGGCACTGCGACCACCATATCCTCTTCCAACACCTCAACCATCACCTCTACTACCACCTCATCTGCCTCGATCACGCCAGGCTCATCAGCAAAGGTCGACAAAGATTTACTCAAACGTACCGGTTCAGTTCTAGAGAAAACGTCGATGTTCGAGCAGcagatcaacaacaaccagctgCACttgcagcaaccgcaaccccagcagcagcagcagcagcagcagctcagtgTTCCAGGGTCACCGGCGAATGCTCCACTAGTGTATGGGCGACGAACAACTCACgaagaaatatacaaatccgCCGGTCAGCTACTTCTGGATCGCGATGCAG CAGACTGCATCGATAAGCAAACGATCGAAGAGCTTAACAATCTGATCGGTGAATTGGATCTCTTTCAAAAAGAGCACGAACATGCGAGTGTGTCATCGTTCGGTGGGGGCCTTGTTGGGGGGCATCgtgcaccgaacggaaccgacgATAGCGCGTCGGAGATCGTAGAGAATGGCAATGGCGTgaataacaacaaccatcatcaccaccaccaccaccatcatcagcgtgccagtgtgcatgatgatgaagaagtaGCTAATGGTAGCCTTTTGGATGCTCTAGATGGTCCCAAAACAACTCGATTATCGGGAGCAACAGCGGCAGGGACACGGCTTCCGTCCTCCATCTCATCCAGCAATAGCAATCTGGACGAGTATCTGAGCAACCATCTGGCATCGATCGGCGACGAGCAGGGCCTGATGGATGGTGGATCGATGACGAACCTTGCGGCCAAGTATAGCAACTACAGCAAGCTAGAGGGCAGTGACTATGGATCgccgtatcatcatcatcaacagcagcagcagcatcagttctATCCACAGACATCGTCGTTAGGTGGTTCCACGCATGCCCTGGATGGCAGTGGAACCGGGTTCGAGAATCCTTCCTTTATGATGGCCGAGAACTACTACAGCCAAAACCGGAGCGAGGTAGTGGTGCTGCGCTGCAAGGATACTAGCCGCAACAGTCTGAACACGGCACCGGACGATCTGCTGACGGGTAGTGGGCTGATGCAGCTGAACGGTGATACCAATGGCACTGGCAGCAACGGTACCAGCACTCAGCATCCGCATCAGCGATTAAGCTCGTTCCGTAGCGTCAACTCACGGCCGGCCTCACCGGCCTCGATGTCTTCGTTTTTCGGTGTCACTTCCCGATCACCGACACCTTCCCTATCACTACCTGTATCAGCCAACAATTCCCCGcaacactaccatcaccacaaccaccatcatcaacatctaAATGGTACGAACGGCGGCGGTGCGAAtggtagcagtagcatcaaCGGGAGCAATGACATAGCAATGGGCGTTGAGTATTCCAATAGCAcgagcgcatcatcatcatcagcagcaacagcagcagcaacaggagcagctcCGTCGCAGTATGATGATCGTATCAATCGTAACAAACCCGCCATCACCCCGAGACCTGCATCGTTatctg GCCCGACCCGTGTCACAAGACGTGCGTCTGTGAATACCGTCAAACCGCCACCGCCCGTCCGGCGCAGCTCGAGCGTCACGCCTAGTCCAAGCGTAGGAACT aactccatcaccaccaccaatcttGCCCAGCAAAGCGTAGCTTACACCTCATCAGAAAGTTTACCTCCGCCACCTGCTTATCTCTTAGATTCCACCGCCGGAAGCTCACCTAGTA TTTCAGGCAATGTAGCGGGCACGGTGAAGGCACTGAATGAAATAAGACACACACCGGCCAGCCCGGGGGTACTACGAAGAGCTCAGCAGAGTAATCCTCCCTCCAATCAAGGATCGCCAACG CCCACCAACACGAATCTGTACGCCACCTTACAACCTTCCAAGCATGATCATACCATGATAGCATCCTCTGCGTCATCATCTgcgttagctgctgctgctaccgcatcacagcaccatcatcctACTACACCCAACTCATTCCATGCCAGTGACGGCAACAAATCG CTGTCCAATCGATCTCCGAAAACGAACCTTCATCAACCGGGTGGAGGCATCTACGCACAACCGAAACAGCTTACGAGTATGTCTAGCTTCCGCAATTCAAGTCCTGCAAAGCAAG GGCCTCAGAAACCAAACAGTGGCTTCTTGGCGCAACTGAATGCCAAAATTGCTCCCAACAAACCGCCACCTCCAGGTCATGGCACCGCTAGCAGTTCAGCTtatcagcaccaacagcagcaccagcagcagcagcatgtgcagcAACCCTCGAACAACTATGTCTATACGACGGCTCCGTCCGGTAACGAGCTGATTTACCAGCGTTCAACTCCCGTCGATCCTCGAATGTCCTACAACAataatcagcagcaacagcaacagtaccaacagcagcagcagcagcagcagcaacaatactatcaatcgcaacagcagcaacagcagcaaccgatccaACCGCCACCAAGAGAGGGTAAAAGCTCCATCTATTCCTCCGCTAGTCAATCTTCTtcccaccagcatcagcagcaacactaccagcaacagcagcagtactacCAGAACCagtaccatcagcagcaacaacaaccacaacagcaactacAATACCAGCCAACCTCGCAACAATATCATtaccaacaccatcaacagcccAATTCAGTGTcccaccggcagcagtacgCACCGGCCGCGGGCGGGGCGGCTGCTAGCAGCTACGCTACCCAGAACATTTACGTGTCGACGAATCCGTTCGCCAGTTCCGTCcaaacttctgctgctggcggcagtggtggtagcagtagcTATTCGCCTTCATCATTTGGCAAGGGTGGTGTTCGAAGTGGGGACGacattgttgttggtgccggtggtggatctAGCGCCACGAGCACACCCAACCGCACAA ATCATCACATGCGAAACAATaatggtgccgctggtggatCATCCGCTGGAGCTGCAGCATCCGGTGGTGGACCAGTAACGCACAACGTGCTGGCGAAGACCAGTGCTGGGTTCCTGGAAAATCTCAATGCCCGCCTAGCGGAGCAAAGGCTTTCGGGTAAAGCGTTCGCCGTAAGGAATCTCATCAACAGCAAAGCACTC CCCGATCCACGTATCTGCCACGAGTCGTTGATGGATCAAATCAAACGGGGTGCCACGCTGAAGAGGAATCGCACGATCAATGATCGTAGCGCACCGAAAATCCATTAG
- the LOC126579179 gene encoding uncharacterized protein DDB_G0283357 isoform X2: MDIGMDRGGPVDAGVATIGTLFQHIVNDMKNSSPLWEDFIAKATKLHACLRAAIQALAAYLDAFQKIADAATNSRGATKEIGTALTRVCLRHKAVESRMKTFTSAIMDCLIGPLQEKLEDWRKQVTVIDKDHAKEYKRCRAELKKRSSDTLRLQKKAKKGLQADNNLHVLVENSMQDVTLRRCELEEVERKSLRAIMVEERTRYCTFVSLLQPVVHEECEVMSELGHLQEAMQLIAAVTKDPAQLPQASEELILESKANIGLYPDSPGGSNSQGGCSNSLGSRKSSVCSISSINSSSSGSPGHHHQFQRSLSQASTLASQSHAVSTWPPHTQDATSTVDRPHTISSAYEKGHQRPALTVYTFQSPETIVETSTNHPKSPANVACRPPLPVRCSSLERPLSTTSVKNATSNIPRQCPSPIPAHITKEHPQLQPTYVNMTELASMAASKTTNNSNNGINNNINNNGGGTVPVASTANQQQHHQMQQQQQQQQQQHGHQHHGHGGVGGYQQLQQANSPVLSSASSLISPDSNATNPISSPDASACSTQTPQNTPQTGSPGTPNYSGGGAINQGYRSTTPSSMAGGLFDPASTPCESNNDTSSNHTITIDDNDEHYSNNSTSTCAASISTTTNTNTTNNTTTTSTTTNKPSSAPHESSDYCSGTGGTATTISSSNTSTITSTTTSSASITPGSSAKVDKDLLKRTGSVLEKTSMFEQQINNNQLHLQQPQPQQQQQQQQLSVPGSPANAPLVYGRRTTHEEIYKSAGQLLLDRDAADCIDKQTIEELNNLIGELDLFQKEHEHASVSSFGGGLVGGHRAPNGTDDSASEIVENGNGVNNNNHHHHHHHHHQRASVHDDEEVANGSLLDALDGPKTTRLSGATAAGTRLPSSISSSNSNLDEYLSNHLASIGDEQGLMDGGSMTNLAAKYSNYSKLEGSDYGSPYHHHQQQQQHQFYPQTSSLGGSTHALDGSGTGFENPSFMMAENYYSQNRSEVVVLRCKDTSRNSLNTAPDDLLTGSGLMQLNGDTNGTGSNGTSTQHPHQRLSSFRSVNSRPASPASMSSFFGVTSRSPTPSLSLPVSANNSPQHYHHHNHHHQHLNGTNGGGANGSSSINGSNDIAMGVEYSNSTSASSSSAATAAATGAAPSQYDDRINRNKPAITPRPASLSGPTRVTRRASVNTVKPPPPVRRSSSVTPSPSVGTNSITTTNLAQQSVAYTSSESLPPPPAYLLDSTAGSSPSISGNVAGTVKALNEIRHTPASPGVLRRAQQSNPPSNQGSPTPTNTNLYATLQPSKHDHTMIASSASSSALAAAATASQHHHPTTPNSFHASDGNKSLSNRSPKTNLHQPGGGIYAQPKQLTSMSSFRNSSPAKQGPQKPNSGFLAQLNAKIAPNKPPPPGHGTASSSAYQHQQQHQQQQHVQQPSNNYVYTTAPSGNELIYQRSTPVDPRMSYNNNQQQQQQYQQQQQQQQQQYYQSQQQQQQQPIQPPPREGKSSIYSSASQSSSHQHQQQHYQQQQQYYQNQYHQQQQQPQQQLQYQPTSQQYHYQHHQQPNSVSHRQQYAPAAGGAAASSYATQNIYVSTNPFASSVQTSAAGGSGGSSSYSPSSFGKGGVRSGDDIVVGAGGGSSATSTPNRTNHHMRNNNGAAGGSSAGAAASGGGPVTHNVLAKTSAGFLENLNARLAEQRLSGKAFAVRNLINSKALPDPRICHESLMDQIKRGATLKRNRTINDRSAPKIH; encoded by the exons AACTCGAGCCCACTGTGGGAGGATTTCATTGCCAAAGCGACCAAGCTGCACGCTTGCTTAAG GGCTGCAATCCAAGCGTTGGCGGCCTATTTGGACGCATTCCAAAAGATTGCCGATGCTGCGACCAACTCGAGAG GAGCCACCAAAGAGATTGGCACGGCGTTGACACGCGTCTGCCTCCGGCACAAAGCGGTCGAGAGCCGCATGAAAACGTTCACCAGTGCGATCATGGACTGCCTGATCGGGCCACTGCAGGAAAAGCTGGAGGACTGGCGCAAGCAGGTGACGGTGATCGATAAGGACCATGCCAAAGAGTACAAGCGGTGCCGGGCGGAGCTGAAGAAGCGCTCGAGCGACACGCTGCGATTGCAGAAGAAGGCCAAGAAGGGTCTTCAGGCGGACAACAATCTGCACGTGCTGGTCGAGAACTCGATGCAGGACGTCACGCTGCGGCGCTGCGAACTGGAGGAGGTCGAGCGCAAGTCGCTCCGGGCGATCATGGTCGAGGAGCGGACGCGGTACTGTACCTTCGTCAGCCTGCTCCAACCGGTGGTGCACGAGGAGTGCGAGGTGATGTCCGAACTCGGTCACCTACAG GAAGCAATGCAGCTGATAGCGGCCGTCACGAAGGATCCCGCCCAGCTACCGCAGGCGTCCGAGGAGCTGATACTCGAATCGAAAGCCAACATTGGCCTGTACCCGGATTCGCCCGGTGGTTCCAACTCGCAGGGTGGCTGCTCCAACTCGCTCGGTTCGCGCAAAAGCTCCGTCTgctcgatcagctcgatcaacagcagcagcagcggctccccgggacaccatcatcagttCCAGCGATCATTATCACAG GCATCTACATTAGCTAGTCAATCACATGCCGTCTCGACGTGGCCACCGCACACTCAGGACGCGACGTCGACCGTCGATCGTCCGCACACGATTTCGTCCGCGTACGAGAAGGGCCACCAGCGGCCTGCCCTTACCGTCTACACCTTCCAAAGCCCGGAAACGATCGTTGAGACGTCCACGAATCATCCAAAGTCGCCTGCCAATGTCGCGTGtcgaccaccactaccagtg cGCTGTTCATCTCTGGAGCGACCGCTCTCGACGACATCGGTCAAAAATGCCACTTCCAACATCCCGCGCCAATGCCCCTCCCCGATTCCGGCACATATTACCAAAG AACACCCACAACTACAGCCCACGTACGTCAACATGACGGAGCTGGCTTCGATGGCTGCTTCTAAAACCactaacaacagcaacaatggcattaacaacaacatcaacaacaatggagGCGGTACAGTACCAGTCGCTTCGACTGccaatcaacagcaacaccaccagatgcagcagcagcagcagcagcaacagcaacagcatggccatcagcatcatgggcatggtggtgttggaggctatcagcagctgcagcaagcaAACTCACCCGTGCTCTCATCGGCCTCGTCGCTCATATCGCCCGATTCGAATGCGACGAATCCGATCAGCTCACCGGACGCCTCGGCCTGCAGTACGCAGACACCGCAAAACACGCCCCAGACTGGATCGCCCGGTACACCGAActacagtggtggtggcgccatcAATCAGGGATATCGCAGCACGACGCCATCGTCTATGGCGGGTGGTCTGTTCGATCCGGCGAGCACCCCGTGTGAAAGTAATAACGATACTTCCTCCAATCACACCATCACGATCGACGACAATGATGAGCATTATTCTAACAACAGCACGAGCACATGCGCTGCGTCCATTTCTACTACCACCAATACCaataccaccaacaacaccaccaccacatccaccaccactaacaagCCATCATCTGCTCCTCACGAAAGTAGTGACTATTGTTCTGGCACTGGTGGCACTGCGACCACCATATCCTCTTCCAACACCTCAACCATCACCTCTACTACCACCTCATCTGCCTCGATCACGCCAGGCTCATCAGCAAAGGTCGACAAAGATTTACTCAAACGTACCGGTTCAGTTCTAGAGAAAACGTCGATGTTCGAGCAGcagatcaacaacaaccagctgCACttgcagcaaccgcaaccccagcagcagcagcagcagcagcagctcagtgTTCCAGGGTCACCGGCGAATGCTCCACTAGTGTATGGGCGACGAACAACTCACgaagaaatatacaaatccgCCGGTCAGCTACTTCTGGATCGCGATGCAG CAGACTGCATCGATAAGCAAACGATCGAAGAGCTTAACAATCTGATCGGTGAATTGGATCTCTTTCAAAAAGAGCACGAACATGCGAGTGTGTCATCGTTCGGTGGGGGCCTTGTTGGGGGGCATCgtgcaccgaacggaaccgacgATAGCGCGTCGGAGATCGTAGAGAATGGCAATGGCGTgaataacaacaaccatcatcaccaccaccaccaccatcatcagcgtgccagtgtgcatgatgatgaagaagtaGCTAATGGTAGCCTTTTGGATGCTCTAGATGGTCCCAAAACAACTCGATTATCGGGAGCAACAGCGGCAGGGACACGGCTTCCGTCCTCCATCTCATCCAGCAATAGCAATCTGGACGAGTATCTGAGCAACCATCTGGCATCGATCGGCGACGAGCAGGGCCTGATGGATGGTGGATCGATGACGAACCTTGCGGCCAAGTATAGCAACTACAGCAAGCTAGAGGGCAGTGACTATGGATCgccgtatcatcatcatcaacagcagcagcagcatcagttctATCCACAGACATCGTCGTTAGGTGGTTCCACGCATGCCCTGGATGGCAGTGGAACCGGGTTCGAGAATCCTTCCTTTATGATGGCCGAGAACTACTACAGCCAAAACCGGAGCGAGGTAGTGGTGCTGCGCTGCAAGGATACTAGCCGCAACAGTCTGAACACGGCACCGGACGATCTGCTGACGGGTAGTGGGCTGATGCAGCTGAACGGTGATACCAATGGCACTGGCAGCAACGGTACCAGCACTCAGCATCCGCATCAGCGATTAAGCTCGTTCCGTAGCGTCAACTCACGGCCGGCCTCACCGGCCTCGATGTCTTCGTTTTTCGGTGTCACTTCCCGATCACCGACACCTTCCCTATCACTACCTGTATCAGCCAACAATTCCCCGcaacactaccatcaccacaaccaccatcatcaacatctaAATGGTACGAACGGCGGCGGTGCGAAtggtagcagtagcatcaaCGGGAGCAATGACATAGCAATGGGCGTTGAGTATTCCAATAGCAcgagcgcatcatcatcatcagcagcaacagcagcagcaacaggagcagctcCGTCGCAGTATGATGATCGTATCAATCGTAACAAACCCGCCATCACCCCGAGACCTGCATCGTTatctg GCCCGACCCGTGTCACAAGACGTGCGTCTGTGAATACCGTCAAACCGCCACCGCCCGTCCGGCGCAGCTCGAGCGTCACGCCTAGTCCAAGCGTAGGAACT aactccatcaccaccaccaatcttGCCCAGCAAAGCGTAGCTTACACCTCATCAGAAAGTTTACCTCCGCCACCTGCTTATCTCTTAGATTCCACCGCCGGAAGCTCACCTAGTA TTTCAGGCAATGTAGCGGGCACGGTGAAGGCACTGAATGAAATAAGACACACACCGGCCAGCCCGGGGGTACTACGAAGAGCTCAGCAGAGTAATCCTCCCTCCAATCAAGGATCGCCAACG CCCACCAACACGAATCTGTACGCCACCTTACAACCTTCCAAGCATGATCATACCATGATAGCATCCTCTGCGTCATCATCTgcgttagctgctgctgctaccgcatcacagcaccatcatcctACTACACCCAACTCATTCCATGCCAGTGACGGCAACAAATCG CTGTCCAATCGATCTCCGAAAACGAACCTTCATCAACCGGGTGGAGGCATCTACGCACAACCGAAACAGCTTACGAGTATGTCTAGCTTCCGCAATTCAAGTCCTGCAAAGCAAG GGCCTCAGAAACCAAACAGTGGCTTCTTGGCGCAACTGAATGCCAAAATTGCTCCCAACAAACCGCCACCTCCAGGTCATGGCACCGCTAGCAGTTCAGCTtatcagcaccaacagcagcaccagcagcagcagcatgtgcagcAACCCTCGAACAACTATGTCTATACGACGGCTCCGTCCGGTAACGAGCTGATTTACCAGCGTTCAACTCCCGTCGATCCTCGAATGTCCTACAACAataatcagcagcaacagcaacagtaccaacagcagcagcagcagcagcagcaacaatactatcaatcgcaacagcagcaacagcagcaaccgatccaACCGCCACCAAGAGAGGGTAAAAGCTCCATCTATTCCTCCGCTAGTCAATCTTCTtcccaccagcatcagcagcaacactaccagcaacagcagcagtactacCAGAACCagtaccatcagcagcaacaacaaccacaacagcaactacAATACCAGCCAACCTCGCAACAATATCATtaccaacaccatcaacagcccAATTCAGTGTcccaccggcagcagtacgCACCGGCCGCGGGCGGGGCGGCTGCTAGCAGCTACGCTACCCAGAACATTTACGTGTCGACGAATCCGTTCGCCAGTTCCGTCcaaacttctgctgctggcggcagtggtggtagcagtagcTATTCGCCTTCATCATTTGGCAAGGGTGGTGTTCGAAGTGGGGACGacattgttgttggtgccggtggtggatctAGCGCCACGAGCACACCCAACCGCACAA ATCATCACATGCGAAACAATaatggtgccgctggtggatCATCCGCTGGAGCTGCAGCATCCGGTGGTGGACCAGTAACGCACAACGTGCTGGCGAAGACCAGTGCTGGGTTCCTGGAAAATCTCAATGCCCGCCTAGCGGAGCAAAGGCTTTCGGGTAAAGCGTTCGCCGTAAGGAATCTCATCAACAGCAAAGCACTC CCCGATCCACGTATCTGCCACGAGTCGTTGATGGATCAAATCAAACGGGGTGCCACGCTGAAGAGGAATCGCACGATCAATGATCGTAGCGCACCGAAAATCCATTAG